In Dehalococcoidia bacterium, one DNA window encodes the following:
- a CDS encoding DUF488 family protein — MQRLTDVRTLPRLRRNPQFNEETLAKALPAAGIAYEPMLVLGGLHRPRRAPRLPSPQWKGCLKATRSPRTAPFLMSHAGKGQPSLLLSSRSGDVDSMQGQARAAPPFPLSYPLLPVP; from the coding sequence GTGCAGCGGCTGACGGACGTGCGCACGCTGCCGCGCTTGCGCCGCAACCCGCAGTTCAACGAGGAGACGCTGGCGAAGGCGCTGCCCGCGGCCGGCATCGCCTATGAGCCGATGCTTGTGCTGGGCGGACTGCACCGGCCGCGGCGTGCGCCGCGTCTTCCTTCCCCGCAGTGGAAGGGTTGTCTGAAGGCTACCCGTAGCCCACGAACCGCACCCTTCCTCATGTCACATGCGGGGAAAGGACAGCCGAGCCTGTTGCTGTCATCGCGGAGCGGCGATGTCGACTCAATGCAGGGACAGGCCCGGGCGGCGCCTCCATTCCCTCTTTCCTACCCCCTACTCCCCGTCCCCTAA